The window CGCTGCGCTAGCTTTCCGAAAGCATCAAATTTTTAGGCAGGCGTTAAGCGCTTGATCCGCTTGGCGCCTGTATTTTTTGCAGCAAAAACAAGGGGGAAAGCGCAGCGCCAAAAAAGTCCGGATGAATTACTCTGTTTAAATTATCTCATTGAATTAATACATAGGAATTCAGGATTAATTTTTTAATTTCCGTTTTTATTTCTGCAATAATTCAGTTCAAATGCTGAAAACTTCAACTGCCAAAGGCTGGGATTCTCTGTATAATGTATTAACTTAACGATAAGGAATCTCTCATGCACTTGGCGGCATTGCATACACCGAGCCAGATTCAACTCAACCAAGATGGAAACCTAAAACATTTTCTGACCATCGAAGGCCTTTCTAAAGAAACCCTCACAAAAATATTGGACACTGCGCAGTCCTTTTTTAATGACCAAAATCAGCTAATTACCAATAACCTCCTAGAAGGTCGCACGGTAATGAATCTGTTTTTTGAAAATTCCACCCGCACCCGCACCACCTTTGAAGCGGCAGCCAAGCGCCTTTCCGCCAACGTGCTGAACATTGATATTGCCCGCTCAAGCACCTCTAAAGGTGAGACGCTGCGCGATACCTTGTGGAATTTGGAAGCTATGGCCACGGACATTTTTGTGGTGCGCCATTCATCTTCAGGCGCGCCGCATTTCATTGCCAAAGACGTTTGCCCGCATGTCGCGATTATCAATGCAGGCGACGGCCGCCATGCACATCCGACGCAGGCCATGCTGGATATGCTGACCATCCGCCGTGAAACCAAGAAAAATTTTGAAGACTTAAGCGTTGCGATTATCGGCGACATTAAGCATTCGCGCGTTGCGCGCTCGGACGTGGCCGCTTTGCAGACGCTGG is drawn from Acinetobacter sp. WCHAc010034 and contains these coding sequences:
- a CDS encoding aspartate carbamoyltransferase catalytic subunit; its protein translation is MHLAALHTPSQIQLNQDGNLKHFLTIEGLSKETLTKILDTAQSFFNDQNQLITNNLLEGRTVMNLFFENSTRTRTTFEAAAKRLSANVLNIDIARSSTSKGETLRDTLWNLEAMATDIFVVRHSSSGAPHFIAKDVCPHVAIINAGDGRHAHPTQAMLDMLTIRRETKKNFEDLSVAIIGDIKHSRVARSDVAALQTLGCKDIRVIAPNTLLPYGFAEYGADVRLFNKMEDGIRDCDVIITLRIQNERIDSPALSSQAEFYKMYGLNKERLALAKPDCIVMHPGPMNRGVEIDSSIADGAQSVILHQVTNGIAVRMAVLALAMQGQLQEKGLIEAVAG